The Corallococcus silvisoli genome contains the following window.
TGTCCGCGCCCGCGAGCGTGCCGTCCTCCGTTTCGAGCCGGCCATGGCGGCGCAGGATGGTGCGGCCTTGGAGGGTGAAGGAGGTGACGGGCGTGCCGACGGGGGGCATGGCGTCCGTGACGAGGAACACCTTGCCTGGGGGTTTGACCTTGAGGAGCAGGCGCAGGTTGTCCGCGTGCACGTGCACGCCGTCCGCGATGACGCCGCACCACGCGTCGTCGTGGGTGAGCGCGGCGACGATGGGACCGGGCTGGCGGTTCAGCACGGGGGGCATGGCGTTGAACAGGTGGGTGAAGCCGCGCACGCCTGTCGCCAGGGCCTGGGTGGTGCGCTCGCTGGTGGCGGCGGTGTGTCCCGCGCTGAGCACCACGCCGGAGGTGACGAGGCGGCGCAGGGTGGCGTCGTCCACGCATTCGGGGGCGAGCGTCATGAGCACGCGCCCGCCGTGCGCGGCGAAGCGGCGGGGCAGGGCGGTGAGGTAGTCGACGTCGCGGGGGTCGGGCGCGCGGATGAAGGAGGGCGCGTGGACGCCGGCGCGCTCGCGGCTGATGAAGGGGCCTTCCAGGTGGATGCCGAGCACGCCGCCGTCCGACTGCGCGGTGGCGGTGAGCGCGGCCTCGCAGGCTTCGCGCATGCGCGAGGGGTCGTCGGTGATGAAGGTGGGGAGCAGGGCGGTGGTGCCGCACGTCCGCATGGCGGAGGCGATGGCGAGCGCGGCCTCCACGGTGGGCGTGTCGTTGAAGAGCACGCCGCCCGCGCCGTTCACCTGGACGTCGATGAAGCCCGGGGCGAGGACGGTGTCCCCGGGCAACGTGTGCACGGTGGCGCTCGCTGGAACGCTGGACATGGGCACGATGGCGCGGACGGTGTCGCCCTCGATGACGACGGCGTGCCCTTCGAGGCACATGTCCCCGGTGAAGACGCGCGCACCCTGGAGGACGGTGAGCGTTGGCATTACGCGGACTCCGTGGCCTTGCGGACGAGGGAGGCAATGGGTTCGCGGCGTGGATCCCCGCTGGAGCCGTGCGTGTCTTGGAGGACGGTGAGCGTTGGCATTACGCGGACTCCGTGGCCTTGCGGACGAGGGAGGCGTGGCAGTCGAGGCGCGGTGCCTGCTGAAGCCGTGCGCGTCTTGGGGGCTGGAGGATGGGCATCACGCGGTCTCAGCGGCCTCGCGGACGAGGGCGCCGGGGGGCGGGGCCTCGCTGAAGCCGTGCGCGTCTTGGAGTCTGGAGGACGGGAGCATCACACGGTCTCCGTGACCTTGCGCAGGTGCGCGGGGACATCCGGATCCAGTCCGCGCGCCGTCGCGAGCTGGTGCACCGCGAAGTAGAAGCTCTGCACCTGGCACAGCGGCGCGAGCGACGCGGGCAGGTCTGGCAGCGTGGGCAGGACGTTCGCGCCCGGGACGGGCAGGGCGCTGTGCACGGCGGCGCCCAGCTCCACCATGCGCTGCACGACGGAGCGGGTCCCCTGCGCGGCGTTGTCCTCCTGCCCCAGCGCGAGCACGGGGAACCCCGGGCGCACCAGCCCGAGCGGACCGTGGAGGACCTCGGCGGTGCTGAAGGCCTCCGCGTGCAGGCGGCACGTCTCCTTGAGCTTGAGGGCCATCTCCAGCGCCGCGCCCAGGCCGCTGCCACGGCCGATGACATAGAGGCTGGTCGCGTCCTTCAACGACGTGAGCGCCGGCCACCAGTCGAGCCTGCCGGCGGCCTCCAGTGCGTCCGGCAGTCGCCGGGCGGCGTCATGGAGCTGCGCCGAGTCCGACCAGTGGGCGACGAGCTGGAGGAAGGCCAGGCCGGAGAGCAGATAGGACTTGGTGGCGGCGATGCTTTGCTCGGGGCCGGCGGACAGCGGGATGAGCACGTCGCACAGCGCGGCCAGCGGGGACGCCTCGTCGTTGATGAAGCCCAGCACGACAGCGCCACCCGAGCGGGCGGCCTCGGTCATGCGCAGGAGGTCTGGGCTGCGGCCAGACTGGGAGATGACGATGAAGAGCGCGTCGCGCAGGTCCAGGGCGCGGGTGTTGTAGACGGACGCGACGCTGGGGCCCAGGGAGGCGACGGCGCGGCCGAGCGTGGTCTCGATGAGGTACTTGCCGTAGACGGCCGCATGGTCGGAGCTGCCCCGGGCGCAGGTGACGACGAAGCGGGGCGGCGTGCGGCGCAGGCGAGCACCCAGGTAGGCGAAGGTGTCGCGGCAACGCGCAAGCTGTCGCCGGGCGGCGTCAGGTGCCTGGGCGGCCTCGCGCGCGAGCGCGGGGAGGGAGGGGGTCGTCTGGGTGGAGTCCACGCGAAGGGGATAACAGCCTCCGGGGATGGAAGGGAGACGAAGGCGCCGGGAGTGGTGCGCACGACATCGTGGCGGGCGCGCGTGGACGCAGGGCAGAGGCCGGGGGGCCGCGGCCTGGGTGCCGCACGACGGCGGAAGCAGGGGCGCTGGAGGAAGGACCTGCTGGCGGGCAGGGGAACGGGCGCGCGCTTCACGTGGGAGCCCGACGATCCGGGAGGTGTATCACCCAGGCTCACCACGCCGACGACAGGGACGCATCCCGTCCGGCCCGTGTGCCTTGACCCCTGCGCGTGTGGCGGAGGAGAGAGGAGCCCATGCTGAAGACCGCCCTGGGACGTTTCCGCGCCGTTGCCTTCTGGGAAGGACTGTCCTTCCTGGTCCTGCTGCTCATCGCCATGCCGCTGAAGTACGCCATGGGCATGCCCCAGGGCGTGCGCGCGGTGGGCATGGCGCACGGCCTGCTCTTCATGGCGTATCTGTACACGCTGATGATGGCGGCCATCGAGTACCGATGGGGCGTGAAGCGGATCGCCGTGGCCTTCGTGGCGTCGCTCGTGCCGGGCGGGACGTTCTGGCTGGACGTGAGGCTTCGCGGTGAGGCGCGCGCGCTGGAGGCGGCGAAGTCAGCGTAAGGGGTCCTTGATCAGGTCGACGGACGCCGGCAGGACGATGAGCAGCACCGTCGCGAGCCAGGGCAGGCCGTTGAGCACGATGCCGATGATGGCGGGCACGAGGACCCGGAGAAGACGCCGGTCCCGCTCCCGCCTGAGCGCGAAGAGCCCGCAGCCGAGTCCCAGCAGGAAGCCGCTCGTCAGGGTGAGCAGCCCCACGAGCGAGCCCTGCTTGAAACCCCAGAAGTAGATCGCTCCCGACGTGAGGAACGCGGTGAGCCAGCTGCACTGGGCCAGGTATTCGCCAATGCTGCTGCGGTTGTCGGAGGGGTCGAGCCCCGCCGCGCGCAAGTGGTTCCCGCAGGTGCGGCAATGTCCCGGGTTGCTCCCGGGGGCGATGCAGGCCCGGCACATGAAGGCTCCACATCGCGAGCATGCTCGCGGTGCGGCCCTGGAATGGGTGGCACAGCGCGGCTCATCCTCGGCGCTGGAGGTCGGAGCGGAAGTCATACGCGCGGCATCATAGGGAGCTGGCATTGGATGCGCGGCTCCTTCTCCCATGCGTGACAACTGTCTGGCCTGGTGCTTGCTCGGAGCCCGCGCGGGGCGATTGACCCAGATGTCTGCCCGACGCAGGCTTGAGGTCATGGGACGTCATACCGACAAGGTTGGAGACGCCTTTCCCCGGGCGCCTTCACAGGAAGAATGGGAACGGATGGGGCAGGCGGAGCGGGCCCGGGTGGTGGAAGCGCTGCCGGGGGAAGTGACGTACGAAGAGATGGCGATGCCGGAGGGGGATCGCCACTCGAAGCCGAAGATGCGCGCGGTGGATGTCCTCGAGGGGTACTTCACGCGCCGGGGGCGCAAGGTCTACGTGGGCACGGAGTTGCCTGTCTATTACCCGGCGGAGCGGCGCTTCGCGCCGGACCTGTTGGTGGTCCTGGACGCGGAGTCTCATTCCCGAGACAAGTGGGTGGTCAGTCACGAAGGCCACGGACTCGACTGGGTGATGGAGGTGCACGTTGGCGGCGACCGGAAGAAGGACGCTGAATTCAACGTGAGCCGGTATGCCCGGTTGGGCATCCCTGAATACTTCATCTTCGATGGAGGACGGTTCACCCTGGAGGGCTACCGCTTGGCGACGCCTGACGCGCGTGTCTACACGCGCATGGAACCCCATCACGGCCGGTATGTCTCGGAAGTGCTGGGGCTGGAGCTTCAGGTGGAAGGAGAGCACCTGCGGTTCTGGGCAGGGAACGCGCCGCTGCTGGAGTTGAGGGAGCTCCTCAGCCGGCTGGAAGACCAGACGGTGGAGCTGCAACGCCGCGCCGAGGAGGAGGCACGGCGCCGTGAAGAGCTGGAGCGGCTGCTCGCGAAGGAGACGCAGCGCCGCGAGCTGGAGCTGCAAAGCCGCGAGGAGCTGGAGCGACGGCTCGCGGAGGCACAGGCCGAGCTCGTCCGTCTGCGAAACTCCCGAGGCTGAACCGGCGGCTCAGGCGAGGGTGAACGCCCTCGCCAGGGTCAGCACCTCCACCCGCACGGCCCCCGCTTCCCGCAGCGCGACGGCGGCGGCCCTCGCGGTGGAGCCGGTGGTGAACACATCATCCAGGAGCAACACCTCCTGCCCCTTCACCGCCCGAGCCGCCACGAAGGCCCCGGCCACGTTGCCCGCGCGCTCCGCTTCGCTCAACCCCACCTGCCTTCGCGTCTCCCGCGTGCGCTCCAGCCACCCGACCGGCGCCGCCCACCCGCTGGCCTTCGCCACCTCTCCCGCCAGCAGGGATGCCTGGTCATACCGCCGCTCCCGGAAGCGCCGCGCATGCAGTGGCAACGCCACCACGCACCGGGGCGCGGTCCTCAGGAAGCGGCGTGCCTCGTCCGCGAGCAGCGCCCCCAGCGGCGCGGCGAGGTCCGGCTGGTCCTCGTACTTGAACCGGTGAATGGCCCTCGCCACCGGGCCCTCGTGCGCGAAGGGCGCCCAGGCCCGGCTGAAGGGGGGCGGCACCGTCCGGCACCGGGGACAGGTGTTTCCCGGAAACACGCCGGGCTCCGCGCAGGTCCGGCAACAGACCGGCGGTAGCCGCTCCAGCGCCGTGTCACACGTCTCGCAGAACAGCGCGCCCACGCCCGGCAGCACCTTCGCGCAGGCCAGACACATGGGCGGGTAGAGCACATCCAGCAGGGCCTTCCACATCACCGGGACTCCCAAGGGCAGCGCATGCCTCGCGCCTCGTGCGAGTCCCGTGCCGCTCAGTCCGCCGAGCGGCCCCGCGTCTTGTACGTGAGCACCGGCGCCAGCGTCGCCACCACCCGCACCAGCCCCGCCTCCACCAGGTCCGTCACCACGCGGTCGATGGCCTTGTACGCTGGCGGCGCTTCCTCGAAGAGCAGGTCCCGGTCCTCGCAGACCACGTGACTCTTGAACGCCGTGCGCGTCAGGGACTCCGCGGTGAAGCGCTCCCGCAGCCGCTCCCGCGCCGCCGTGCGCGTCCACTTGCGGCCCGCGCCGTGCGCCAGGCTGTGCGCGCTCTGCTCGCCCGTGCCCACCGGCAACACCAGATAGCTCAGCGCGCCGCGGCTGCCGGGAATCACCACCGGCCCCTCATCCCACGGCGCCGCGCCCTTGCGGTGCAGCCACCCCACGCGGCCATTCGCGTGCCGCGCGGTGACGCTGTTGTGGCACACATCCAACACCCGCCGCCCCGTCGCCCCGATTCCCGCCAGCGTCCGTTGCGCCACCAGCGCCCGGTTCGCCCGGGCCCAGGCCACCGCGCCGTCGTGCCGCTCCAGGTACGCGCGGGCCTCGTCCGACTCCGCCCCCAGCCCCCCCGCCGCGTGCCGGTCCACGTGCGTGCGGAGGATGGCCTCCCCCAGCCCGCGCGAACCCGAGTGCACGAGCAACAGCAACCGCTCCTCCCTCAGGCCCAGCGCCTCGAAGACGCGCGTGTCGTGCACCGTCTCCACCCGCTGCACCTCCGCGAAGTGGTTGCCGCCGCCCACCGTGCCCAGCGCGGCCTCGAAGCCCGTGGCCTTCGCGCCATGCTCCGCGAGGACCGCGTCCGTGTCGCCTCCCCACGCGCCCTCCAGGTCCAGCTTCGCCGCCCACCGCTCCGCCTTCGCCTTGCGCACCGGCAGGTCCACGTCCCACAAACCCATGCCACAGCCGATGTCGCTGCCCACCAGGTAGGGATAGAGGAAGCCCTCGGATTCGAAGGCCGCGCCCACCGGGGCGCCCTTGCCGGGATGCAGGTCCGGCAGCCCCACCGCCAGCCGCATGCCGGGCAGTCGCGCCACGGCTTCCAGCTGGCGCACCGCCTCTCCCTCCACCCAGGACTGGGGCGAGGCGATGATGCGCACGGTGGCTGCCGGCGCGACGGCCGTGGAGGTTTCAGAAGAAGGGGTGTTCATGGTGGCCGCTCGGACGCGGGCGCTTCTCGCGCCCTGACGTCCCGGCCGGCCGGGCTGCCCGGCTGCCTACTTGTGGTAGGGCTCGCCCTTGAGGAGGGTGAACGCGCGGTAGATCTGCTCGATGAGCACCGCCCTCGCCATCCGGTGGGGCAGCGTCATCTTCGACAGCGACAGCACTTGATGCGCCGCGGCGCGCACCGAGTCGTCCAGGCCTTCGTCCCCGCCGATGACGAAGAGCAGGTCCTTCGCGCCCGTCTGCGCCTTGCCGACGTAGCGGCTGAACTCCACCGAGTCCAGCAGCGTGCCGCGCTCGTCCAGCGCCACCAGCCAGTCCTGCGGCTTGCGCTTGCCCAGGATGGCGGTGGCCTCCGAGGACTTCGCGTCGCCCGCCTTGAGCTTGCGGCCCGACGCTTCCGTCAACTCCACCAGCTCGAAGCGCGTGTAGTGCTCGAGCCGCCGCGCGTACTCCTGCACGGCGGGCTCGAACAGCCCGGACCGGTCCTTGCCAATGGAGAGCAGACGGACCTTCACCGCTAGGCCGGCTTCTCCCGGGGCGCGTCCGCCCACAACCCGTCCAGGTCGTAGAAGGCGCGCACCTCGCCGTTGAACAGGTGGGCCACGACGTCGTCGTAATCCAGCAACACCCACTGGCCCGTCTCCAGGCCCTCGGTGCTGATGGGACGCAGCGGCGGCGCGTCCTGCTTGAGCTGCACCTGGACGTGCTCCGCCATGGCGCTCACCTGGCGGTCGCTCTCGCCGGAGGCGATGACGATGTAGTCCGCGTAGGACGTCATCCCGCGCATGTCGAGGATGACGACGTCCGAGGCCTTCTTGTCCAACAGCAGGTCGCCAATGCGGCGCGCCAGCGCGCGCGCCTTCGGATTGTCCGCGGGCTTGGGCGGCGCGGGCGGGGCCGCGGCGCGCGGGGCCTTCTTGCGCGCGGCGGCGGTCTTCTTGCGCGGCGGCGGGCGCAGGCTGGACTTCGCCTTCTTCGCCGCCGTCTTCTTCCGGGCCGGAGCCCGGGTGCCGCTCTTCGCCTTCGTCTTGGATGCGGGGGTCTTCTTCTTCGTGGCCATGTGGCGGATACCCTAGCGCACCCTTGGCAAGCTTCCAGCGCTCCTCTAAGGGGTTCCGTCCATGAGCGACGCCCGCCTGGAGCAGTTCAAGAAGATGGTGGCCCAGTTCCCCGACGCCCCCATGGCCTGGTTCTCCCTGGGGAAGCTGCACCTGGAGCGCAAGGAGTACGACGGCGCCATCCAGAGTCTGGAGACCGCCGTCCGCCTGGACCCCCAGTACGCCGCCGCCCTCGTCTCCCTGGGGGACGCCTACGTGGGGGCCGGGCGCACCGACAAGGCGAAGGAGGTGCTCACCACCGCCCGGGACCACGCGCTCGCCCAGCAGCACCCCGGCCTGGCGGAGGAGATCGACGAGCGCATCGCCGACCTGGACTGACCGGGCGTCCGAGCCAGCAGCCCCCGGCCTCCCGTGATGCCTAGTCCTGGTCGCGCCAGGTGAAGCCCACGCCGAACACCTGGCGTGTGTAGCTCAGGTTGTTGCGGGGCAGGTGCGTGCTCCAGATGCCCCAGGACAGCTCCAGGTCCACCCGGGGGGAGACGGGCCGCGCCAGCTTCAGGGACAGCGAGTTCTGACCCTCGTCCTCCTCCACCAGGATGATCTCCGGCGACAGGAAGATGCCGTCCGGGTAGCGCGAGAGGCCCAGCGTGCCCTGCGCCAGCAGCGTCACCCGCCACGGCAGCCGCACGCCGGCGCTGCCGGTGAGCCGGTGGCGCAGCGCCGTTTCACCGAAGCTGTTGGAGCTGACCTCCTGGAAGGCATACGTGAGCGACAGCTTCACCGGCCCCCGGTACGTGTAGCCCGCGCCCGCCACCAGCGCGCCGTCCTGGCGCCGTCCGGGGGACTGGCTGACGCCAGGGAACGGCCGCGCCAGGAGGCTGTAGCGGCGCGAACCCCATTCACCGAACACGTTCAAGGCATGGCGCGGCGCCAGCCGGTAGCGGCCCAGCACCCCCACCTCCGGCCCGCCGAAGTCCGCTGTCTCGTCCGGGCGGTACACGAAGCGCCGCGCACCCACGCGCACCCGCAGCGCGAGCCGCACGTCCGGGGCGTACTCGGCGAAGAGGCTGGTGCCCAGGTCCGAATAAGCGCGGCTGCCGCCCCGCCGGTCCTTGGCGTGGCCCTCCGCGCCCACCCCCCACTCGGTGCCCAGCGCCAGCGAACCCTCCAGGGCGCCCGCCTGCACCAGCGTGTCCTCGTTGGAGTAGTCCAGGTACTTGCGCCCCCCCAGCTCGTACCGGCCCACCACCTGCGCGCGCTCGCCGGTGCCCCGGCCCTCCGCCACGCCCAGCACGCTCAGCGCCAGGTCCGCGCCGGGGGCGGGCGTGACGCCGTCGGTGAAGTCCCGGGGGGCGTTGGTGTCCACGAGCAACCGGCCGGTGCCCCGGAGCGAGCCCTGCCACTCGGCCGCGAGCGCACCTCCGCCCCACAGGGTGGCGAGGGCGAGGAGGAGCGGAGGCAGGCGGCGGTCCAAGACGCGCGCACCATACTCCGGCCCGCTGGCACGCCCCATCCTCGCGAAGCCCGGGCGGCCGCCGTCCTCCCGGGGACAGCGGGACGCGCCCGCGGTCGGTGACGCCGCACCCGGCCGCCCGGTACATTGCGGCCATGTCTTCTGCGTCCTTCCTCGCGGTGGTGGCCGGCCTGGGGCTCGTCGCCTGCTCCCCCTCGTCCTTCACCACGGAGATCCAGGGCGAGGTGACGGTGCCCGCGAGCCCCACCGGCAAGCCCACGCTCCTCAACGCCTTTCCCGCCATCAGCAGCTTCTCGTCGCTGGACTTCAACGAGAACCAGGACTTCAAGAACCGGGACGTCACCAAGGACGAGGTGTCGCGCGTGCAGGTGCGCTCGCTCAAGCTCAAGGTGCTCAGCCCCAACGACCAGGGCTTCGACTTCCTGGACTCGCTGGAGGCCGTGGCCCGCGCGGGCAACTCCGAGTCGCGCTTCGCGGCGCGCGACGGCATCGCCGCGCTGGAGCTGAGCCCGCCCAACCCCACGCTGTCGCTGAAGACGGACGGGAGCGTGGACCTGAGGCCCTACGTCGCCGCGCCCTCCATGGCCATCCTCCTGCGCGGCACCGGACGCCTGCCGGAGCGCGAGGTGCGCCTGCAGGCCACGGTGGTGCTGGAGGTCGAGGGCGGCCTGCTGTAGCGCCCGGGCGCGCGCGGCCGGTCAGTGCGTCAGCGTCTTGGCCCGCTGCTCCAGCGCCCCCGCGCGGCCATCCAGCTCGCGCGCCAGGGATTCCAGCCGCGTGGCCTCCTGCTCCAGGGAGGAGAGGTCCTCGGGGCCGCCCGCGGCCAGCGCCTGGGCGCGCACCGGATCCACCTGGGGCCGCCGGTCGCTGGCGGTGACGGACGCCGTCCCCATGCCGCCCGGCCGGGTGGGGTCACCGCCGGTGGTGGTCTCTCCTCCGCTGTTGGGGCCGCCCGCCAGGGGCGGCGCGTTGTAATCCGCTTCGCCCGCGCTGACCCACGGCATCCGGGTGCCGCCGCTGCGCTGCGTGGGCGCCACCTGGAGGCCCTGGTCGCCGGTGGTGCGCAGGCGCAGGCGCCGGTCCTGGTCGTCGAACATGGACTCCTCGCCCAGGAAGTCGTTCATGCGCCGGTCCAGGTCGCGCTCCTCGCGCACCTCCGTGATGCGCGCCTTCAAGGCCTGGAGCCGCTGGCGCACCTTGTCCTGCGTGTCGCGCAGCGCGTCCGCCTGCGCGAGCAGGTCCTCTGGATCATCCCCGCGGGTCGCGCCCTCCAGCGCCGGCACCTGCGAAGCGGGCAGCGCGGCGCGCACGGCCTCCCGCTCGCCGCGCACGGACCGCATCTGCTCCAGCAGCCGCGCCCGCTCTCCCCGGTCCGTCGTCGCGTCCCAGGCCGCGCGCAGCCGCGTCAGCTCCTGGGAGAGCGCGCCGTGCAGCGCCAGGTGCGCGCGCTCCACCTCGCCCTCCGCGCCGGACACCGACTGCGCCAACCCGGTCAGCTCCCCGCTCAGCTCCTGCGAACGGCGCAGCGCGCCTTCCAGCTCCCCACCCGGCGTGAGCTTTCCCTGGCGCTGGGCCTTGAGGGCTTCGATGCGCGCGGCCAGCCCGTTGAGCTCGTCGCGCAGGCCCTGCTGCCGGTTGCGCAGGGTGCGCACCTCGCTTCGCGCCGCCTGGGCGTTCGCGCGAG
Protein-coding sequences here:
- a CDS encoding TetR family transcriptional regulator, whose protein sequence is MMLRALPVLLCLLVGAPAGATTGLEQARANAQAARSEVRTLRNRQQGLRDELNGLAARIEALKAQRQGKLTPGGELEGALRRSQELSGELTGLAQSVSGAEGEVERAHLALHGALSQELTRLRAAWDATTDRGERARLLEQMRSVRGEREAVRAALPASQVPALEGATRGDDPEDLLAQADALRDTQDKVRQRLQALKARITEVREERDLDRRMNDFLGEESMFDDQDRRLRLRTTGDQGLQVAPTQRSGGTRMPWVSAGEADYNAPPLAGGPNSGGETTTGGDPTRPGGMGTASVTASDRRPQVDPVRAQALAAGGPEDLSSLEQEATRLESLARELDGRAGALEQRAKTLTH
- a CDS encoding RNA ligase RtcB family protein produces the protein MNTPSSETSTAVAPAATVRIIASPQSWVEGEAVRQLEAVARLPGMRLAVGLPDLHPGKGAPVGAAFESEGFLYPYLVGSDIGCGMGLWDVDLPVRKAKAERWAAKLDLEGAWGGDTDAVLAEHGAKATGFEAALGTVGGGNHFAEVQRVETVHDTRVFEALGLREERLLLLVHSGSRGLGEAILRTHVDRHAAGGLGAESDEARAYLERHDGAVAWARANRALVAQRTLAGIGATGRRVLDVCHNSVTARHANGRVGWLHRKGAAPWDEGPVVIPGSRGALSYLVLPVGTGEQSAHSLAHGAGRKWTRTAARERLRERFTAESLTRTAFKSHVVCEDRDLLFEEAPPAYKAIDRVVTDLVEAGLVRVVATLAPVLTYKTRGRSAD
- a CDS encoding tetratricopeptide repeat protein, coding for MSDARLEQFKKMVAQFPDAPMAWFSLGKLHLERKEYDGAIQSLETAVRLDPQYAAALVSLGDAYVGAGRTDKAKEVLTTARDHALAQQHPGLAEEIDERIADLD
- a CDS encoding DUF3817 domain-containing protein; its protein translation is MLKTALGRFRAVAFWEGLSFLVLLLIAMPLKYAMGMPQGVRAVGMAHGLLFMAYLYTLMMAAIEYRWGVKRIAVAFVASLVPGGTFWLDVRLRGEARALEAAKSA
- the rsfS gene encoding ribosome silencing factor, with protein sequence MATKKKTPASKTKAKSGTRAPARKKTAAKKAKSSLRPPPRKKTAAARKKAPRAAAPPAPPKPADNPKARALARRIGDLLLDKKASDVVILDMRGMTSYADYIVIASGESDRQVSAMAEHVQVQLKQDAPPLRPISTEGLETGQWVLLDYDDVVAHLFNGEVRAFYDLDGLWADAPREKPA
- a CDS encoding Uma2 family endonuclease, with the protein product MGRHTDKVGDAFPRAPSQEEWERMGQAERARVVEALPGEVTYEEMAMPEGDRHSKPKMRAVDVLEGYFTRRGRKVYVGTELPVYYPAERRFAPDLLVVLDAESHSRDKWVVSHEGHGLDWVMEVHVGGDRKKDAEFNVSRYARLGIPEYFIFDGGRFTLEGYRLATPDARVYTRMEPHHGRYVSEVLGLELQVEGEHLRFWAGNAPLLELRELLSRLEDQTVELQRRAEEEARRREELERLLAKETQRRELELQSREELERRLAEAQAELVRLRNSRG
- a CDS encoding 23S rRNA (pseudouridine(1915)-N(3))-methyltransferase RlmH, with protein sequence MKVRLLSIGKDRSGLFEPAVQEYARRLEHYTRFELVELTEASGRKLKAGDAKSSEATAILGKRKPQDWLVALDERGTLLDSVEFSRYVGKAQTGAKDLLFVIGGDEGLDDSVRAAAHQVLSLSKMTLPHRMARAVLIEQIYRAFTLLKGEPYHK
- the nagA gene encoding N-acetylglucosamine-6-phosphate deacetylase, with protein sequence MPTLTVLQGARVFTGDMCLEGHAVVIEGDTVRAIVPMSSVPASATVHTLPGDTVLAPGFIDVQVNGAGGVLFNDTPTVEAALAIASAMRTCGTTALLPTFITDDPSRMREACEAALTATAQSDGGVLGIHLEGPFISRERAGVHAPSFIRAPDPRDVDYLTALPRRFAAHGGRVLMTLAPECVDDATLRRLVTSGVVLSAGHTAATSERTTQALATGVRGFTHLFNAMPPVLNRQPGPIVAALTHDDAWCGVIADGVHVHADNLRLLLKVKPPGKVFLVTDAMPPVGTPVTSFTLQGRTILRRHGRLETEDGTLAGADIDLTAAVRHCVHALGVPLEEALRMASLHPAAFLGVHGHRGRVAPGHRADLVLLKPDLSVHTTWVGGQARTTESLTRD
- a CDS encoding SIS domain-containing protein encodes the protein MDSTQTTPSLPALAREAAQAPDAARRQLARCRDTFAYLGARLRRTPPRFVVTCARGSSDHAAVYGKYLIETTLGRAVASLGPSVASVYNTRALDLRDALFIVISQSGRSPDLLRMTEAARSGGAVVLGFINDEASPLAALCDVLIPLSAGPEQSIAATKSYLLSGLAFLQLVAHWSDSAQLHDAARRLPDALEAAGRLDWWPALTSLKDATSLYVIGRGSGLGAALEMALKLKETCRLHAEAFSTAEVLHGPLGLVRPGFPVLALGQEDNAAQGTRSVVQRMVELGAAVHSALPVPGANVLPTLPDLPASLAPLCQVQSFYFAVHQLATARGLDPDVPAHLRKVTETV
- a CDS encoding ComF family protein, giving the protein MWKALLDVLYPPMCLACAKVLPGVGALFCETCDTALERLPPVCCRTCAEPGVFPGNTCPRCRTVPPPFSRAWAPFAHEGPVARAIHRFKYEDQPDLAAPLGALLADEARRFLRTAPRCVVALPLHARRFRERRYDQASLLAGEVAKASGWAAPVGWLERTRETRRQVGLSEAERAGNVAGAFVAARAVKGQEVLLLDDVFTTGSTARAAAVALREAGAVRVEVLTLARAFTLA